Proteins encoded within one genomic window of Candidatus Magasanikbacteria bacterium RIFOXYB2_FULL_38_10:
- a CDS encoding 50S ribosomal protein L19, translating to MATNIKQTENLSEVIKKLRPGQTVKVYHKIKEVNSKGELKERLQMFEGTILLHKHGQEPGATITIRKISEGVGVEKIFPIHSPIISKIEIIKEIKSRRAKMYFLRKPHKKLREKKKVK from the coding sequence ATGGCAACTAACATTAAACAGACAGAGAATTTGTCCGAAGTAATTAAAAAATTAAGACCGGGCCAAACTGTCAAAGTCTACCACAAAATTAAAGAAGTTAACTCCAAAGGCGAGCTAAAAGAGCGCTTACAAATGTTTGAAGGAACAATTCTTCTTCACAAACACGGGCAAGAACCGGGCGCCACCATTACAATTAGAAAAATTTCCGAAGGCGTGGGGGTAGAAAAGATTTTTCCTATCCATTCTCCCATTATTTCCAAAATTGAAATAATTAAAGAAATTAAATCCAGACGCGCCAAAATGTACTTCTTGCGCAAACCTCACAAAAAATTAAGAGAAAAGAAAAAGGTTAAATAA
- a CDS encoding preprotein translocase subunit SecG produces MNQYLNIIQIITAVLLTAAILLQAKGTGLSGVFGGEGNIFRTKRGMEKILFYATVVLAILFFATALANVYFSK; encoded by the coding sequence ATGAATCAATACCTTAATATAATACAAATCATCACAGCCGTTCTTTTAACAGCGGCTATTTTGCTTCAAGCCAAGGGCACGGGGCTTTCCGGAGTCTTTGGCGGCGAAGGCAACATCTTCAGAACCAAACGCGGCATGGAAAAAATACTTTTCTACGCTACTGTTGTCTTGGCAATTTTATTTTTTGCTACCGCGCTTGCCAATGTCTATTTCTCTAAGTAA
- a CDS encoding excinuclease ABC subunit A, with protein MPSEKLIIRGARVNNLKNVNLEIPKNKLVVITGLSGSGKSSLAFDTIYAEGQRRYAESLSAYARQFMEMQDKPDVDEIKGLSPTIAIDQRSTTQNPRSTVGTVTEIYDHLRLLFARVGVVICPDCSLEAQKNSPGQIVEKIRQLVNDERTIKIMAPFARMEKKNLQEVHSLIEAKEIKNLRFKGKYFTAEDFLFQVKEQTISNLDVILGEVNLVNSYDIMRLVELALELGNGLIIIAWSKNSKDEELLSTHWRCPNCGRRFSDLEPNHFSFNSPQGACPKCTGLGITLEADPELIIPNPRLTLAEGAIKPWVRITGNQNWYLKLLKAVADKQDFSMDKPVGELNKKFVNLILEGTGKEKYKIENKEVEFEGVVNDLERRHRETDSDYVRKEIEEYMREKKCSLCLGRRLKEESLAVKLFGKNISEITSLPLGDVQIFFGELEKTIGDKGKLKIDRNPVEPQIVIPVLKEMSKRLDDLIKVGLDYITLDRSMVSLSGGEGQRVRLSTQLATGLTGVIYILDEPSIGLHPRDLEKLIATLEALRDLGNSVIVVEHDATMMEKADYVIDVGPGAGAYGGQIVAEGTPMQIKKDKKSLTGAYLSGRVQIAHAASARKGSGKFITIQKAKGFNLKNVDAKIPLGKLVCVTGVSGSGKSTLVIETLGKALSAHFYRSKDLPAPHKTITGLDNIDKVIMIDQSPIGRTPRSNPATYTNVFTFIRDLFTEIPEAKMRGYDAGKFSFNVKGGGRCEACAGEGYVRIPMQFLTDVFVLCPECQGKRYTADVLEIHYQGKNIVDVLNMPVLEARQFFRNIPAIADKLQILVDVGLGYLQLGQPATKLSGGEAQRVKLATELSRRATGKTFYILDEPTTGLHFEDIKQLLNVLNQLVDKGNTVLIIEHNLDVINNSDWVIDLGPEGGRRGGEIVAEGVPKDVMKIKKSYTGQYLKKNE; from the coding sequence ATGCCTTCAGAAAAATTGATCATTCGCGGCGCGCGAGTCAATAATTTAAAAAATGTCAATTTGGAAATTCCTAAAAATAAACTGGTGGTAATCACCGGCTTATCCGGTTCGGGCAAATCTTCTTTGGCTTTTGATACCATCTATGCCGAAGGTCAACGTCGTTATGCCGAATCACTTTCCGCTTATGCCCGCCAATTTATGGAAATGCAGGATAAGCCCGACGTTGACGAAATAAAAGGCTTGTCTCCCACTATTGCCATAGACCAGCGCTCCACCACGCAGAATCCTCGTTCCACCGTGGGAACGGTGACGGAAATTTATGATCACCTGCGTTTGCTTTTTGCCAGAGTGGGCGTGGTGATTTGTCCTGATTGCAGTTTAGAGGCGCAAAAAAATTCCCCGGGACAAATTGTGGAAAAAATCAGGCAATTAGTCAATGACGAAAGAACCATTAAAATAATGGCGCCTTTTGCCCGAATGGAAAAAAAGAATCTCCAAGAAGTACATTCCTTGATTGAAGCCAAAGAAATTAAAAATTTGCGTTTTAAAGGAAAATATTTTACCGCTGAAGATTTTTTGTTTCAAGTTAAGGAACAAACTATCAGCAATTTGGATGTTATTTTGGGAGAAGTAAATTTAGTCAACTCTTATGATATTATGCGTTTGGTGGAATTGGCATTGGAATTGGGCAATGGTTTAATTATCATTGCTTGGAGCAAAAATTCTAAAGATGAAGAATTATTATCAACCCATTGGCGCTGTCCTAATTGCGGCCGTCGTTTTTCGGATTTGGAGCCCAATCATTTTTCTTTTAACAGTCCGCAGGGAGCCTGCCCTAAGTGTACGGGACTGGGTATTACCTTAGAAGCCGATCCGGAATTGATTATTCCTAATCCGCGCTTAACTTTGGCCGAAGGCGCCATTAAGCCTTGGGTGCGTATTACCGGCAATCAAAATTGGTATTTAAAATTATTAAAAGCGGTGGCGGATAAACAGGATTTTTCCATGGATAAACCAGTGGGGGAATTGAATAAAAAATTTGTCAATTTAATTTTAGAAGGCACGGGCAAAGAAAAATACAAAATAGAAAATAAAGAAGTGGAATTTGAGGGCGTAGTAAATGATTTGGAACGTCGTCATCGCGAAACCGATTCTGATTACGTGAGAAAAGAAATAGAAGAATATATGCGGGAGAAAAAATGTTCTTTGTGTTTAGGCCGTAGGCTTAAAGAAGAATCTTTGGCTGTAAAATTGTTTGGCAAAAATATTAGCGAGATTACTTCTTTGCCCTTGGGAGACGTGCAAATATTTTTTGGCGAATTGGAAAAGACCATTGGTGACAAGGGCAAACTTAAAATTGATCGCAACCCCGTTGAGCCGCAAATTGTTATTCCGGTTTTAAAAGAAATGAGCAAACGCCTGGATGATTTAATTAAGGTTGGTTTGGATTATATTACTCTGGATAGGTCCATGGTTTCTTTATCTGGCGGTGAAGGACAGCGTGTGCGTTTATCTACTCAATTAGCCACTGGGCTCACCGGTGTAATTTATATTTTAGATGAGCCCTCTATTGGTCTTCATCCTAGGGATTTAGAAAAATTAATCGCTACTTTGGAAGCTCTGCGCGATTTGGGCAATTCCGTAATTGTGGTGGAGCATGACGCCACTATGATGGAAAAGGCTGATTATGTGATAGATGTGGGACCGGGAGCAGGTGCTTACGGCGGACAAATTGTAGCCGAGGGCACACCAATGCAAATTAAAAAAGATAAAAAATCTTTAACCGGCGCCTACCTTTCCGGCCGAGTGCAAATTGCTCATGCGGCTTCCGCGCGCAAAGGCAGTGGTAAATTTATCACTATTCAAAAGGCTAAAGGCTTTAATCTTAAAAATGTTGATGCTAAAATTCCCTTAGGTAAATTGGTTTGTGTCACCGGCGTTTCCGGTTCTGGAAAATCTACTTTGGTAATAGAAACTTTAGGCAAGGCTTTGTCGGCTCATTTTTATCGTTCCAAAGATTTGCCGGCACCTCATAAAACTATTACAGGTTTAGACAATATTGATAAAGTAATTATGATTGATCAGTCGCCTATTGGCAGGACTCCCAGAAGCAACCCGGCCACTTATACCAATGTTTTTACTTTTATTCGTGATTTATTTACGGAAATTCCCGAGGCTAAGATGCGCGGTTATGATGCGGGCAAATTTAGTTTTAATGTTAAGGGAGGCGGTCGCTGCGAGGCTTGCGCCGGAGAAGGTTATGTGAGAATTCCTATGCAATTTTTAACCGATGTTTTTGTGCTTTGTCCCGAGTGCCAAGGTAAACGCTACACTGCTGATGTGCTGGAAATTCATTATCAAGGTAAAAATATTGTTGATGTTTTGAATATGCCGGTTTTAGAAGCTCGTCAATTTTTCAGAAACATTCCGGCCATTGCCGACAAATTACAAATTTTAGTTGATGTGGGTTTGGGCTATTTGCAATTGGGTCAGCCGGCCACTAAATTGTCTGGCGGTGAGGCACAGCGCGTAAAATTGGCTACGGAATTATCGCGCCGCGCCACCGGAAAAACTTTTTACATTTTAGATGAGCCTACCACCGGATTGCATTTTGAAGACATTAAGCAATTATTAAATGTTTTAAATCAATTAGTAGATAAAGGTAATACAGTTTTGATTATTGAACACAATTTAGATGTGATTAATAATTCGGACTGGGTGATAGATTTGGGGCCGGAAGGCGGTCGTCGTGGCGGAGAAATTGTAGCCGAAGGCGTACCTAAGGATGTGATGAAAATAAAGAAAAGTTATACCGGGCAGTATTTAAAGAAAAATGAATAA